The following are encoded in a window of Flavobacterium cupriresistens genomic DNA:
- a CDS encoding DUF4197 domain-containing protein, whose amino-acid sequence MKKIILLMFVFSLSSNAQVKDILNKLPKSSSKVLGVGGIDIASGLKEALNKGITEQVSKLTAVDGFYKNEAVKILMPEELQKVDATLRRFGLGSLADEGVKVLNRAAEDAVKEATPIFVSAVKNISITDAKNILLGNESAATTYLQGSTTKDLYGKFNPVVKSSFEKVGADSIWTKIITKYNKLPLVKKVNPDLTDYTTNQALAGVFKMIAVEEKEIRENIKSRTSPLLQKVFAMQDAK is encoded by the coding sequence ATGAAAAAAATTATCCTTTTAATGTTCGTCTTTTCTCTTAGTTCTAATGCCCAAGTGAAAGACATTCTAAATAAACTTCCAAAATCATCTTCAAAAGTTCTAGGGGTTGGCGGTATTGATATCGCTTCCGGATTAAAAGAAGCACTAAACAAAGGAATTACAGAACAGGTAAGTAAATTAACAGCCGTTGATGGTTTTTATAAAAATGAAGCGGTAAAAATTTTAATGCCCGAAGAACTTCAAAAAGTAGATGCTACTTTACGCAGATTTGGTTTGGGTTCTCTTGCTGATGAAGGTGTTAAAGTATTGAATCGTGCTGCAGAAGATGCGGTTAAAGAAGCGACTCCGATATTTGTTTCTGCAGTAAAAAACATATCGATTACAGATGCTAAAAACATACTGCTTGGAAACGAAAGCGCTGCAACAACCTATCTTCAGGGAAGCACCACAAAAGACTTATACGGAAAATTTAATCCGGTGGTTAAAAGTTCATTCGAAAAGGTAGGTGCCGATTCAATCTGGACAAAAATCATTACTAAATACAACAAACTACCTTTAGTTAAAAAAGTAAATCCTGACTTAACTGATTATACAACGAATCAGGCTTTAGCCGGTGTTTTTAAAATGATTGCCGTAGAAGAAAAAGAGATCCGCGAAAATATCAAATCCAGAACAAGTCCTTTGTTACAAAAAGTTTTTGCGATGCAGGATGCTAAATAA
- the purU gene encoding formyltetrahydrofolate deformylase — MQKITILIHCKDQKGIIAAVTTFIAKVDGNIIYIDQHVDVEQNVFFMRLECEFTNPNSSIEVIKNEFSQTIATDFQMSWDLYNQEQKPRMALFVSKYDHCLFDILGRYSADELNVEIPVIISNHNDLRSIAERFDIPFHCVPFTKDNKEEGEAKQIELLKKYQINFIVLARYMQIITPKLISLYENKIINIHHSFLPAFPGAKPYHSAFKRGVKIIGATSHYVTEELDEGPIIEQDIAPVSHIHSVEDFIMKGRDLERIVLARAIKLHAERKTMVYSNKTVVFS; from the coding sequence ATGCAAAAAATAACCATTCTGATTCACTGCAAAGACCAAAAAGGAATTATCGCCGCAGTAACTACTTTTATCGCAAAAGTAGATGGAAATATTATCTATATTGATCAACATGTTGACGTGGAGCAAAATGTTTTTTTTATGCGTCTGGAGTGTGAATTTACCAATCCCAACAGTAGTATTGAAGTCATAAAAAATGAATTCAGTCAAACGATTGCCACCGATTTTCAAATGTCGTGGGATTTGTACAACCAGGAACAAAAGCCCAGAATGGCACTCTTTGTTTCAAAGTACGATCATTGCTTGTTTGATATTTTGGGTCGTTACAGTGCAGATGAATTGAATGTTGAAATTCCTGTAATTATAAGCAACCATAATGATCTGCGATCGATAGCAGAGCGTTTTGACATTCCGTTTCATTGTGTTCCTTTTACAAAAGACAATAAGGAAGAAGGGGAAGCAAAACAAATTGAACTGTTAAAAAAATATCAGATCAACTTTATTGTTTTAGCACGCTATATGCAGATTATTACGCCTAAGCTGATTTCGCTTTATGAAAATAAAATCATCAATATCCATCATTCGTTTTTACCTGCTTTTCCGGGTGCAAAACCCTATCATTCGGCTTTTAAACGTGGTGTAAAAATTATTGGAGCGACAAGTCATTATGTAACCGAGGAGTTAGATGAAGGTCCGATTATAGAGCAGGATATTGCACCGGTATCGCATATTCATTCCGTTGAAGATTTTATAATGAAAGGACGCGATCTGGAACGAATTGTTCTGGCACGTGCGATTAAACTTCATGCAGAAAGAAAGACAATGGTTTATAGCAATAAGACAGTGGTGTTTTCTTGA
- the katG gene encoding catalase/peroxidase HPI, which yields MSESNQSKCPFHNGQVKETAGSGTSNKDWWPNRLNVDILRQHSNLSNPLGEDFDYAAAFKSLDLSEIKKDIYDLMTNSQDWWPADYGHYGPLFIRMAWHSAGTYRISDGRGGASSGNQRFAPLNSWPDNGNLDKARFLLWPIKQKYGNKISWADLMILTGNCALESMGFKTFGFAGGREDIWESEKDVNWGSEVEWLATSDKANSRYTGDRNLENPLAAVQMGLIYVNPEGPDGNPDPLGSGRDIRETFSRMAMDDAETVALVAGGHTFGKAHGAGDAALVGAAPEGASIEEMGQGWKSTYGTGIAGDAITSGIEGAWKPNPTTWDNGYFETLFKYDWILTKSPAGAHQWKPSDESAATTVEDAHDPNKRHAPMMTTADMALKLDPVYEPISRDYFENFDKFADAFARAWYKLTHRDMGPIARYLGPEVPSEILIWQDPIPAAKSELNQNDIAVLKDKILSSGLSIAQLVSTAWASASTFRGSDKRGGANGARIRFEPQINWEVNNPNQLKKVLAVLEGIQNQFENSGKSVSLADLIVLGGSAAVEKAVSNAGFNFEVPFAPGRGDATLEQTDVHSFNALEPKADGFRNYKNANNNSITEELLLDRAQLLTLTAPEMTVLVGGLRVLDANYDGSKKGVFTKNTETLSNDFFVNLLDLTTTWKATDETGETFEGRNRATGETKWTASRADLIFGSNSELRAVAEIYGSNDSKEKFAKDFVAAWTKVMNLDRFDLV from the coding sequence ATGAGTGAATCAAATCAAAGTAAATGTCCTTTTCATAATGGACAAGTGAAAGAAACGGCCGGGTCAGGAACATCTAATAAAGATTGGTGGCCAAATCGCTTAAACGTTGATATATTACGTCAGCATTCTAATTTGTCAAATCCATTAGGAGAGGATTTTGACTATGCGGCTGCGTTTAAAAGTTTAGATCTAAGTGAAATCAAAAAGGATATTTATGATCTAATGACAAACTCCCAAGACTGGTGGCCTGCAGATTATGGTCATTACGGGCCTTTGTTTATTCGTATGGCGTGGCATAGTGCAGGTACATATCGTATATCGGACGGTCGTGGTGGTGCAAGTTCGGGTAATCAACGATTTGCTCCACTAAATAGCTGGCCGGATAATGGTAATTTAGATAAAGCACGTTTTTTACTTTGGCCAATTAAACAAAAATACGGCAATAAAATCTCCTGGGCAGATTTGATGATTTTGACAGGAAATTGTGCTTTGGAATCCATGGGATTTAAAACCTTTGGATTTGCAGGAGGAAGAGAAGATATTTGGGAATCTGAGAAAGATGTAAACTGGGGTTCAGAAGTAGAATGGTTAGCTACCAGTGATAAAGCGAATAGCAGGTATACTGGTGATCGAAATTTGGAGAACCCACTTGCTGCCGTACAAATGGGATTAATATATGTAAACCCTGAAGGCCCGGACGGTAATCCGGACCCGCTTGGTTCAGGAAGAGATATCAGAGAAACATTTTCTCGTATGGCGATGGATGACGCAGAAACTGTAGCATTAGTTGCCGGTGGTCATACTTTCGGAAAAGCGCATGGTGCAGGAGATGCTGCTTTAGTAGGAGCTGCTCCCGAAGGTGCGAGTATTGAAGAAATGGGACAGGGCTGGAAAAGTACGTATGGTACCGGTATTGCAGGTGATGCCATTACAAGTGGTATCGAAGGTGCCTGGAAACCAAATCCTACTACTTGGGATAATGGTTATTTTGAAACATTATTTAAATACGATTGGATATTAACAAAAAGCCCTGCCGGAGCACACCAATGGAAACCTTCTGATGAAAGTGCTGCCACTACAGTAGAAGATGCGCACGATCCGAACAAACGTCACGCTCCAATGATGACAACGGCTGATATGGCCTTAAAATTGGATCCTGTTTATGAGCCAATTTCAAGAGATTACTTTGAAAATTTTGACAAATTTGCGGATGCGTTTGCCAGAGCATGGTATAAGCTGACGCATAGAGATATGGGACCAATTGCGCGTTATTTAGGACCTGAAGTTCCTAGTGAAATATTAATTTGGCAAGATCCGATTCCGGCGGCTAAAAGTGAATTAAATCAAAATGATATAGCTGTATTAAAAGATAAAATCCTTTCAAGCGGACTTTCAATAGCGCAATTAGTTTCTACTGCCTGGGCTTCTGCTTCTACATTCCGTGGCTCGGATAAACGTGGAGGTGCTAATGGTGCACGTATCCGTTTTGAGCCTCAAATTAATTGGGAAGTCAACAATCCAAATCAATTAAAAAAGGTATTGGCTGTTTTAGAAGGGATACAAAATCAATTTGAAAATTCAGGAAAATCGGTTTCTTTAGCGGACTTAATTGTATTGGGAGGTTCTGCTGCAGTTGAAAAAGCGGTTAGTAACGCCGGTTTTAATTTCGAAGTTCCATTTGCACCGGGTAGAGGAGATGCTACTTTAGAGCAAACGGATGTACATTCCTTTAATGCATTAGAGCCCAAAGCAGACGGATTCCGAAACTATAAAAATGCCAATAATAATTCGATTACAGAAGAACTATTACTGGACAGAGCGCAATTATTGACTCTGACGGCTCCTGAAATGACCGTTTTGGTTGGTGGACTTAGAGTTTTAGATGCTAATTATGACGGGTCTAAAAAAGGTGTTTTTACAAAAAATACAGAGACACTAAGTAATGATTTCTTTGTTAACTTATTAGATCTAACGACAACATGGAAAGCAACAGACGAAACCGGAGAAACATTCGAAGGACGTAATCGTGCAACCGGAGAAACCAAATGGACTGCATCCCGAGCCGATCTTATCTTTGGTTCTAATTCAGAACTTCGCGCCGTAGCTGAAATTTATGGTTCAAACGACTCGAAAGAAAAATTTGCAAAAGATTTTGTTGCTGCCTGGACCAAAGTGATGAACTTAGATCGATTTGATTTGGTTTAG